The following nucleotide sequence is from Cydia pomonella isolate Wapato2018A chromosome 6, ilCydPomo1, whole genome shotgun sequence.
TGATGGCTCCGGCACTACGGAGTTCTGGTACCGAACGTAAAGCGGCGGCGCCTGCACATAACAAAACGTTATACCAACATAGTGAGTAgcaggtatatattttttattctagcTTACTTGAGTGTCTAACTGCTGGGCAAAGCTCCCCTAGATTTCCATAACTCCCGGCTTTCTAGTCCTTCCGGCCGATTGTTGAGAATGGTTTCGAAGTCGTCTCACCATTCTTGCTCTCACTTATAGCTGCGTCTTTAACAGACGTACGGCGGACCACCTTCAACTCGGTCGAATAGGCTTCGGACCGGACCAAGGTCGCAGTCCGGTACGCCCGTCTCTCACAGCTTAAAAAGTGTATATAGACGTAACAGACGGCCTCGCGAACGATCGTAAGGTGGTTCACCGTAGGTCCATAAACgcaaagtctaagaaaaaaacgtgccccttagtttgacacccaaaatagatggcgttgtattgcgtcatatgttttgcggtcactcaAGTGTCAAACACTGTACAGCGCcgtctcgtttacctgtcaaattcgaagcacgaaattgtcatagattttacacatcttactcaatccaTCTATCTTTGATTAAAGACACAGCTATAAGTGAGAACGAGAAAGAGATATTTTGACTGCACCAAGGTCGCGGTCCGATGCGGTCGCCTGTAGACActattacttatataagtataacACATCGACAGTCCACCTTGTTAGTGTCCTCAGACACAGCTAGTAATTATGAAACAATAATAACTAGGAAACTATAATCTTAAGCTGCAAGCGCCAAAAACAATCAACTTTATGATAGTTACATCAGGGTCTCCGTAATTTTCTGCCTTCAAGAAAAATTGGTCTCCGTAATTAACTTTCATCCCACGTATGGCTTCGTCTTCAATGCTGTAAAGAAATAATACATTGTGCAACTGCtgtaaataaatagtacttgtGCAACGGaggggggggtaagtgaaacatTGGAAACGAGGGGGCTGGAGTGAATTAATGATCCGAGTTTGCAATACGCTTACCCCCGGagatacacaatgtttttcatctcaCTTTTTACGTAAAAAACGAAATATTTCCGCGGCGGGAacaataggtaggtataggcCTTTTTTctttagtacacctgcatgaaataagatctttttggagcaagtgtgatgaaaattaattttgaatggAGAATGCAATCTCGATCTCGCGAGATCTCGCACGAGTTTTCGAGATTCAATCTCGTTGACAGGAAATCTCGATTTTAGTCATCTCGGTCGAGGTCTCGATAAATATTTTCGAAATATCCAACGAAGATTGATCAGTGTGAATTtgttctgagtcatggatgttttctatgtatttaagtatttgtattttattatatttttatcgttgtatgagtacccacaacacaagccttcttgagcttaccatggggtccgtgggacttagtcaatttgtataagaatgtccctatactATTTAACCCcaaattttttgtaaattgcTCAGTGCTTGACAAAAATATCAACTGAGCTTGTTAGTCTCTGTCTGAGCGTGTTAGTTTGCtttgaaattattttcaaaacacATAGTGAACTAAAATGCTGACTTTCCACGTCAAACAcgttacaataataattaaaaataattaataggtacttacacGCGAAAGAGCTAattaatttcttgttttttttttaacaaaagtaTTTTTCTTATCAAATGttgattaaatttattgtttttattttcaaaatatatataataaataaatattatacgacattattacacataaaTATGACGTACCTTAAATTAAATACGTAGTATATACGACATTCTTAGAGTTCTTTGGtaaaaataacacatttttaattactttgtcAAATCTCGACCTTACGATCTCGATTCAGATTTTTCGTGTAAGATCTCTAATCGCCAATCTTGGTGCGATATTCCCTAAATATGAGGACCTAGTGAGAATTTTAATGCCActcgttttttttatactacgaagTATATGGCCCGCTTGAtgatgatggtaagcagtctccgaagCCCAAtcccaaagtagccaaatatatCGTGATACAACTTTGTTGCCGTAGAAATAAGGATGTGTTCCAATGTATTTGGCCACTTTTGCCGTCACTATCTGTTTGATGCTGACTTTACACTTCCTTGTACCCATCCCAATCATGACTAAGCCACACTACACTAAGAGTTGCGTCGGTAAGTACAGCTGATTACGCCGCGAGACTAGGTGGAGCGTAACAATAGCGCGCATTCTTATCTATACATTCTGAGACAGCCGTCGTACCTATCCCTTATGTTATGTTTAGAGTACAACCAAGCACACTATAAAAATCGGTGTATAACTCAATTTTAGTCAGACTCTCAAACAATCCTATCGGCGCACGGTTATAAGGACACCGGCATAATATGTTACTGAGGACGGCCCATCTAAGCCCATGTACCTGAGTATAACAAAGGTGTTCCGGCAACATGGCGTCATGAGCGGGCTGAGCGTCATAAGGCAGCCGTCGTATATATTCTGTTCACAGTCCACTTCTCTTGCGCCGACTTGGCTGGACAAAGCCAGCCCGTAGTGCTGCACGCCGCCAGCACCTTTGACTATGTGGGAAGTAAGATGTCAAATAAGATTGCACTATATCATCCAATATAACCTTCACTTggcaggtacagtcagcagcaaaaGTAGCTAAGCGGGTAAGGAGTTTAAGATGATCAAACACAACATTATTGTTAAAAGAGTAAGTGCAAGTGAATAGGtagattatttttaacaattcgCCCGTTTATATAAAGCACTTTATGTTGTTAACATTACAGTTCGAAGACGAGGCCCAAGGAAGTGAAATAAATACCCGTTTGCACAACACGCTTCCGTTCCGCGTTCAATACACAGGCCCCGAATATACGGATACTAATTTATTGTACAATTGTACAGAGTTTTGAAGAGCAGTGACTTTAGGTAAAAGGTCGAGTTTGAATGGTTGAGATTATCTAggcatctgtacccctagtgtaaatttattcgatagcaaaacgtcccgcttggcgcgctgattctaaatcccatacaaaatgagactatcgaataaatttacactaggggtactgaagtaacgatttcaaaagtaaagataggccCGTTCATATAATTCCGACCAAACGTTCTCGTTTCGTGCGCACTAGTGGAATGGCACAACGCGATCGGATGTTGagatcgcatctagttgcgttagactgcactatTGGCTCGCATTCGTGGGATTTAATTTATCTTGTGAACTTCGTTTGAGGATAAGTTATTACTAGGCTCGGGATTGGGACTTTTGGATGCTCGCCGTGGTTCTAGAATCCACGGAGTCGtcattatgttataatattttttacgtaGTTAAGCCTATTAAGTAATGGATACATTAACACATGAAACACAGAAATGGACACCGGTTATTACCTGGTATATCCGGAGCAATCAATTGGACATTATATCCAAACATTGCATAATTTCCACTGATGGATAGTGGCCTCTGAAAATCGGAATAAGTAGTtcatgtaattattttacataagcgcatccgctagctggcgcggttgcaaggGGCGGGTgagcaaattaattaaaaaatagtatgagcagtGCTAACTGGCGtagacgcgtgcgacggattttacctacaatgacacccgcgtgcgtgcgcccgctccgtgcacccgcgccagctagcggacgcctaAGTCACCAAAAAAAGTGTGTCATGCAACAGaagttacaaaatatttttacatatttatataattaaaaaaatacaggttCTTTCATCGTCTAGTTATAGTTACCTAAaaagttatataatttatataattacggcagtagaaaaaggtgcaatatttaaattttctatgggatatGGACAACCATTCGCgcctaatttttttatagttaggGCCTTTTTCTACTAATGGAAATGGCTTCCCAAAACTATACTAATCCATGAACATAAAATAATGTgcctattaattttaattattatttacctcTTTCAGCAAATTGCTATACAAAGTCCTGGCTTTTTGTAACAGTAGTTCACGTCTGTCTCGTTTCCGCAAAAAGAATTTGAAGTCATCCTGGCGATTTGGAAATACATATGAATGAAATGTATTAAtgtatggcgcagtacagcgccaccTCGTTTACCGTGCGTTTACCTTTTTTTGCAACtaactaaatttatttatttgaaatatttacccaaagagcatatatttACCGtgcgtttacctgtcaaattcgaagcacgaaatggggctggccggtcgaagtattttacagatggcgccagcatagcttACCCTATTAATCCCTACAATTGTGTCATAGATGTGCTTTACGCGAGCGCCCGTGATGCCGTGatttcaagtctcacccaaggcagtaatttttctacttaaaaaattattctAATTCGCATTGTGTAtggcaatgcgacaaaattaaaaacacgttttaacattcctgacaatataccaaaaacaacctacgtaatttggtcgagttATTTGTTGGCCACCATAAAGCATACTAGAGTCTGATCGGAAAGAgaagtcgtggaatgtattgggccccataaattccacgactcttctctttccgaacagactctaaaatttacggtgggtaatgaaaaaatgagactgtgacaaggacacaaaataatagcgctttctctgccactcctactgaaagttccataagtgcATTTCGTTCGGTCATCTAGCCCCTCagcccatttcatctctatattattgtacCCTATTGTACCTCTACAAATTGTGTCAAAtctttgttttatgtttttggAATTGTATGGCCTGGATGCCAGGCCTTTATGCCAAATTCATAAACCTTTAACCAAACCAACCCCCCAATGTATTAAATGTTTACACAACTCACTTAATCAATGTGTATCTTTGGTCTTACTTGCTGAACGCGGTTACATCTAGTGACTAGAGTCAGGGCTAcatataaccgcgaaaatcggaGTTCGTCAAATGCGGGCATTTTTCaatttctctgttactctaattacatcttagtgagagtaaaagagaaagatacccgcaatttgcgaatttcggttttcgcggtaggccccctgactAAGATAagttcaatcaatttttcgtctaagataagttggcagcgattttgatgtaaatgtcaaataaacgtcataatttcatagaagttaaaataacccgtgcaccgtctggctctgagctataaaaatcgctgcaatcttatcttggtttgactctaagtaattttttttttttttttatggcatcgcgctcctggcgcattcaGCCAAACGAGTAAAACGGGGAAACGGAATTAAAGGATTACATTATAACGGATATGTCGGAATTTGGACAAGGATCAGGGAatggtaatatattataataaattataattttatctaaGTTATTTAGAATTctgaatcaaataaaattatagtctgtcaaacaactttgttagTAGAACTCTTTctactattattatattgtgttcGCAGAACTAGAGAGGTTACATATATTACGTACTTCATTTTTAAGCCGTTCTTCGACCCAATTACCAACAAGTACACCATTGTTATACATCCCTCCTgcatgtatgtacctataatgCAGACCCTAAATAGAAAAATAGACTGTATTAATGCTATAACTATAAACAATTAGTAGCTAATACAACTTTGGAAAAAAGGAATGAATGACATTTGTCAATTGTCACGTTTAAATCAAAGAgtacgtattttttacatttaaagcATTCGGTTTCCaggttgtttaaaaaaaatcgtgagagtcagaatggcgggtgtacctaaataaaatcaaatgaaaagcataccatatttttgtacctaatttgtactatttagtacctcgtttaaaaaaatttgtacctcacggtacgtaaagttatcatcaaaaaacaggtcacccgccatcctgacagtcagaatggcgggtgtactttattacgctatgttcccgtggttattgataaattctataaaagccaaatttttgtaccttttttgtaccttcacattcaattataatatgagtcattttatttgtggtttccaagttttactcattttatattttgcttgctattacaattttgcaggcgttataatttttcaagttattgatttaatttttaagaaaaaacgctatggtacaattatttttattacgccaggatttagtacctttactgtttaatctgttaagttcaaataactcagaaaatcatgtcttaaaaatgatttttcttaggaagatatctttgaattggcgcctagccttttttaacgctaaggtacaattatttttattacgccaggatttagtacctttaatgtttaatctgttaagttctaatagctcagaaaatcatgtcttaaaaatgatttttcttaagaagatttctttgaattggcgcctagccttttttaagacatgatttactgagttatttgaacttaacagattaaacattaaaggtactaaatcctggtgtaataaaaataattgtaccttagcgttttttcttaaaaattaaatcgataacttgaaaaattataacgcctgcaaaattgtaatagcaagcaaaatataaaatgagtaaaactgggaaagcacaaataaaatgactcatattataattgaatatgaaggtacaaaaaaggtacaaaaatttggcttttatagaatttatcaataaccacgggaacatagcgtaataaagtacacccgccattctgactgtcaggatggcgggtgacctgttttttgatgataactttacgtaccgtgaggtacaaatttttttaaacgaggtactaaatagtacaaattaggtacaaaaatatggtatggttttcatttaattttatttaggtacacccgcgattctgactctcacaaaaaatcttattttgtttttaatttatactctGCATCAAAGAATACAATAATCACTAAGAGCTctgcatttataaataaatatagcctGGCAAacaaaattctgtaaaaaaatcTCAGAAAAAGATAATATATAGGATACTGcgatatttgtattttctatGGCTGAAAAAATTCGCGGTAACTTTTATCAAATTTAGCACCATTTTATTGACGGAAATGGTTTATCAGACTTGAGTGACGGATACATCCGGTACGACAGTCTGTGTCGTACAAACAAACGAAACCGTTTATACAAAACATAATCATgctaaaaatactagtctacgGGCGTTCAATCAACGTGTTAAAAAAGAtaactgtcactgtcagtgTCATATCATTGTCAATGagcaatgttttatttttattttggactgtttacattttgttataTTAACACTTAAGATACCTGTTTCTAAAAATGACTGAAGTAGATCTGCAGAGTGATGATTGGGACTTACCGTGTTCAGACGACGAACTTTCAAAATATGGCACTAATATTGGAAAAAACTGGGCGGTGGAACCAAATGAATTAGAAGAACTTTACAATACTATTGATAAAGGCGGAACTTTGTCGCTGGAATGGAAATGTTCAGGTCGTCGAGCGCCGTCACCAATACCTGTGACAAAAGAAAGTAAGCCTGAAGTGCTTGTCTCGCCTGTAAGAGAAGAAAAGTCTGATTTCGATTTTATGGATGAAGTAAGTTCGCTGCGATTGCGAGTGCGACGAGAGGGCGAAGACACGCTCCGCGGTTCTGCCAAGAAGAAGACGACGTCGTTCGATGGCATCCTATCAAACCTGATTCGTCACAAGCGCATTGAGCAAATGGAAATGCAAGCAAACACACCTACTTCATCATCCCCAAGCACCTCTTGACCCTGTGAAAGTGTGAAGCCTGAcacaaaaatgtaaacaatctgTTATATTGTATTTGTGATGTCCGTGTTCAGCATTAAAATGTAAAAGAATGGGCCAAAAATCTAAGTATTTGATTAGCGAAGGGCTTCCCAACCTGAACATTATCATATGTGGCTATAAGattccttatgcttcatgtgcataaAGACCCTTCCCTgtggaaagccacatatgtCTATGCTTGCTTGTTTAAGGAATGTTGAAAACTAGTATGACCATTACACCAGCTCTAAGCTCTAGATTCTAGAGAGAACTTCATGTAGGTTAATTTACACATGGGAGAGgctaaaaactagaaaaaaggGAGTCAAGCAATGTAGTTCTCcctactttattaataatttattctttattatagGTAGTTCTTACAGTAATAATAGAAGACTGTATTGTATAGTATTGAGTGCTCTTAAATGAATCTTAAAATAGTTAATTCaatttgtaaaagaaaaaaGTCCCCAGATTTCCATACAACATTTTTGAGTTAGATTTAAGTTTTGTGATGGATGGATGTGTcataatacatggaaatcgtaccaaaaaagaggtgttgccttacatcaaatgaggtagttctgttttttataaagtcattagtgatgaaatagtaatgacaaatccaagttttccacctccAAAGCCCTAaggatcattgtgtgtataatatacagtacaggGAGGGAACTTGTTATAACTCgcatctcttgtatatctttgatggacCATGCTTgtcctctgaatccacagcactTCTTTTGCACCTAGCCTatgtggtagcatttcttcgttAACCTGTAaagctaagatggttggctctttatcatttgtcaccatgcttgtcacattctaacaagtatgtaagtgcgaaagtaacgcatggcatgacaggtgataaaaatgcgaccatgatactgCTGCTGATCAGGCAGGTCGTAATCGTCATCTGATGGTGGAtcatcaatgaatggtttttcaaaCTCAGCACTCATCTCTGGTCTGGTATATTCTCGTAGGATTGACtattgctgtagttgcaaacagctgagcatttgagtcctgcttccctgcaaccacaactgctggtacaaccttttaaatcactaccaacatattaaaaaaacagaactacctcattttgATGTTAGGTAGAATGGACTGTCACAAAACTATCAAAATTTTTCAGACATGTGTCATTCTCAATCAAATTTCCATAATTGAGTTATAGCCACGGACTTATAAGATTATCCGGATAGGGTACATT
It contains:
- the LOC133519036 gene encoding PAXIP1-associated glutamate-rich protein 1-like → MTEVDLQSDDWDLPCSDDELSKYGTNIGKNWAVEPNELEELYNTIDKGGTLSLEWKCSGRRAPSPIPVTKESKPEVLVSPVREEKSDFDFMDEVSSLRLRVRREGEDTLRGSAKKKTTSFDGILSNLIRHKRIEQMEMQANTPTSSSPSTS